One window from the genome of Rhodopirellula halodulae encodes:
- a CDS encoding GlcNAc transferase — protein METRLHRRRITSSVGLLAYDRVFLVRLRLLGRLSPLGRLGPCALLCVLIATTAVADQTPSDPDSSSSSPAVSGESIAARRFEERTQTTMRWWRDRDQFRDVVMEAARSIDPEIAGRARWVQSQWQRGILPDTPAALQNNLSDASPAEAIEILLEAGEFVAARIAMEESFSTIEFESVAARVSLIFESRFPIYARLAVQRESVTDLIAFMDYASANKKMALCRDDLIGRFDEEPSLPASAQTWTDEQRAEAMCVMLLRRGKQQQAEQIAREFDQQTKKPSDSESDADATTESHHSLNRVVRMVTSQWEALAQESARQAEPFTRRLSGEEPDKKNHPNSKHLLAQDEHIRLWADVLIAATRSGNQPLRDQAIRALSRTFPQPPSPVYETLRWRALLIHGEVDTAIDLLADTAPREASAIAVRTSRHERGLELLGYDLPELDISLETWVDQAIHQQRSVPDKVLSSGQGSSPTDKVMDCLSLMLIALDIGRDDIAYRIATQLSDSRLFVKTRPGHEVLLASHYVMAMLALTSKTQWVFELAAPEKPSLLSRLSLRLAARAVEPVSEETLYYLNWFIYQRRPEWSAQQCFITACEIARANNDDIRRHREWIDLLGEHLKSGNSAGDLDVQNKVDAYNLSEADIPTAEQWETLFDRHKRSDLVRALVRGQSTAGDLQARLRLLSTHARDLPTPPSPEDFEAIWRELIQEPERVLSRRLRDDGLLAFDVVLQQLLIARRDGDEKLIQDLESQLRVMAASPSTDMRQKMADALASAGMWDLADDLYQSLLLLTAFESDETLALMDIARAYNKFMLRRTTTEAAEEVNAAEATMTLLPPDIIAQRREAVRWYDLAFAGTLAASDYREINYVILPQLILRNRLELILQVPRESLSQDDQREVREIFETLLRFEPIDIHSAESMLPRIRDLGMVEDAEQWINRIVDSGLAHMSKFPMDATAANNVAWSAVRNHARLDDALTLSRRAVSLEPDSAVFRDTLAEILAQQGEVDEAIELERASLMDDPGQWHLHLQIERFESMRNSDAGQ, from the coding sequence ATGGAAACTCGGTTGCATCGGCGACGCATCACATCATCGGTCGGTCTTTTGGCGTATGACAGAGTCTTCCTTGTCAGGTTGCGTTTGCTCGGCCGACTGAGCCCCCTTGGCCGACTGGGCCCGTGTGCCCTGCTGTGCGTTCTAATCGCCACCACGGCGGTCGCGGATCAAACCCCATCCGACCCAGACTCGTCCAGCTCCTCCCCCGCGGTGTCTGGCGAATCGATCGCCGCGAGGCGTTTTGAAGAACGCACTCAAACCACGATGCGTTGGTGGCGAGATCGCGACCAGTTTCGCGACGTCGTGATGGAAGCCGCCCGAAGCATCGACCCCGAAATTGCGGGACGCGCCCGTTGGGTCCAATCGCAATGGCAACGCGGAATCCTACCTGACACCCCAGCCGCACTTCAAAACAACCTTTCCGATGCGTCACCGGCCGAGGCGATCGAGATCCTGTTGGAAGCAGGTGAGTTTGTCGCTGCGCGCATCGCGATGGAAGAATCGTTTTCGACCATCGAATTCGAATCCGTCGCCGCCCGCGTCTCGCTCATCTTTGAATCTCGCTTTCCGATTTATGCACGACTCGCGGTGCAGCGCGAGTCCGTGACCGATTTGATCGCATTCATGGATTACGCGTCGGCGAACAAAAAGATGGCCCTTTGCCGTGACGACCTGATCGGCCGCTTTGACGAAGAACCATCGCTGCCCGCTTCTGCACAAACCTGGACCGACGAACAACGCGCCGAAGCAATGTGTGTGATGCTGCTGCGTCGCGGAAAGCAGCAACAGGCTGAACAAATCGCACGCGAGTTTGATCAGCAAACGAAGAAACCTTCCGACTCCGAATCCGATGCGGACGCCACGACCGAATCGCACCATTCACTCAATCGCGTCGTGCGGATGGTGACCTCGCAGTGGGAAGCTTTGGCACAGGAATCTGCTCGACAAGCCGAACCGTTCACGCGGCGACTTTCTGGCGAGGAACCGGACAAGAAGAATCATCCGAATTCGAAACACTTGCTGGCGCAAGACGAACACATTCGGCTGTGGGCAGATGTGTTGATCGCAGCAACACGATCGGGCAATCAGCCGCTCCGAGATCAAGCCATTCGGGCTCTGTCGCGAACATTCCCGCAACCGCCTTCTCCCGTGTACGAGACACTTCGCTGGCGAGCGTTGCTGATTCATGGCGAAGTCGACACGGCGATTGATCTTCTCGCCGACACCGCCCCTCGCGAAGCCTCGGCCATCGCGGTCCGAACGTCTCGTCATGAACGAGGGTTGGAACTACTGGGTTACGACCTACCGGAGCTGGACATTTCTTTGGAAACGTGGGTCGACCAGGCGATCCACCAACAACGTAGCGTTCCGGACAAAGTACTCTCGTCCGGACAAGGCAGTTCGCCAACCGACAAAGTCATGGATTGCTTGTCGCTGATGTTGATCGCGTTGGACATTGGACGCGACGACATCGCGTATCGCATCGCGACACAGCTCAGTGATTCGCGCTTGTTCGTGAAGACTCGTCCCGGTCACGAAGTCTTACTGGCGTCGCACTACGTCATGGCGATGCTTGCGTTGACAAGCAAAACCCAGTGGGTGTTTGAGCTCGCGGCCCCCGAAAAACCAAGCCTGCTCTCGCGTCTGTCGCTTCGTTTGGCCGCGAGAGCGGTCGAGCCGGTCAGCGAAGAGACACTGTACTACTTGAATTGGTTCATTTACCAGCGCCGTCCAGAATGGTCCGCCCAACAGTGCTTCATTACCGCCTGTGAAATCGCTCGAGCGAACAACGACGACATTCGGCGTCATCGCGAATGGATTGATCTGCTTGGCGAGCACCTGAAATCGGGCAACTCCGCCGGCGATTTGGACGTTCAGAATAAAGTTGACGCTTACAACCTTTCCGAAGCGGATATCCCAACCGCCGAGCAGTGGGAAACACTTTTTGATCGGCACAAACGATCGGATCTTGTTCGGGCTTTGGTGCGAGGACAATCGACGGCAGGCGACCTGCAAGCTCGTTTGCGATTGCTTTCCACCCATGCGCGCGACCTCCCCACACCACCTTCGCCCGAAGACTTCGAGGCGATCTGGAGGGAACTGATTCAAGAACCCGAACGCGTGTTGAGCCGACGACTTCGAGACGACGGATTGCTTGCTTTTGATGTCGTGCTTCAACAACTGCTGATCGCGCGGCGTGACGGAGACGAGAAGCTTATCCAGGATTTGGAATCGCAACTACGCGTGATGGCAGCATCCCCTTCGACGGACATGCGACAAAAGATGGCCGACGCGCTCGCGAGTGCCGGAATGTGGGACCTCGCTGATGACCTGTACCAATCGCTGTTGTTGCTGACCGCTTTCGAATCGGATGAAACACTGGCGTTGATGGACATCGCTCGTGCCTACAACAAGTTTATGTTGCGTCGAACCACAACCGAAGCCGCAGAAGAGGTCAACGCGGCAGAAGCCACCATGACATTGCTACCGCCAGACATCATCGCGCAGCGACGTGAAGCAGTTCGCTGGTACGATCTAGCATTCGCGGGAACGTTGGCGGCATCGGACTATCGCGAGATCAACTATGTGATCCTTCCGCAGTTGATCCTTCGGAATCGGCTGGAATTGATTCTTCAGGTGCCTCGCGAAAGTCTTTCGCAAGACGACCAGCGTGAAGTCCGTGAAATTTTTGAGACGCTGCTGCGTTTTGAACCCATCGACATCCACTCCGCCGAATCGATGCTGCCTCGAATTCGCGATCTGGGAATGGTGGAAGACGCGGAACAATGGATCAATCGTATCGTGGACTCAGGGCTCGCTCACATGAGCAAGTTCCCGATGGACGCGACCGCAGCAAACAATGTGGCGTGGTCCGCCGTCCGCAATCACGCACGACTCGACGACGCACTGACCCTGTCACGCCGGGCGGTGTCATTGGAACCCGACAGTGCCGTGTTCCGGGACACGCTGGCGGAAATCCTCGCTCAGCAAGGCGAGGTTGACGAAGCCATTGAATTGGAACGGGCAAGTCTGATGGATGATCCAGGACAATGGCATCTTCATCTGCAAATCGAACGATTTGAGTCGATGCGAAATTCCGACGCGGGTCAGTAA
- a CDS encoding DUF1592 domain-containing protein yields the protein MRNLLSIQFKRRYRCAGIRCVAAMWIAFLSNAWTGSPVHAEEVGTDPSVEPNRELSIAAVFEEHCVMCHDQDDDPAAGVSLNGLRHENMGQDLDRLQRLIEVLDRNEMPPEDEPPLPQATRTKLLAKLTSALHDKVAETHPVIQTPIRRMNRFQYNNAVMDLFELKCIVFTLPERMLREHRGYFQPQNGKMPDEVFVGSRPLGKSQMIEPRLAGVAAFPQDLRAEHGYDNQADHLSLSPLLMESFLKLGTSITESPDFHSKNVGVWNWFFREPEQWDQSTGSTIEAELRPRMVRFLHRAFRGQVTDVQVDRYTQYAVNRVQAEDPFVDIMKSVAAAVISSPRFLYLYGEVADDNDSEASDFELASRLSFFLWGSLPDSELLQLAEAGTLHEPDVLNEQFDRMIRDRRLKRFCDSFPAQWLQLDRIVSSVPDREQFPQFYFLKYRDSMHMMLEPLLLFETVLIENQPITQLLDSDFTYRSDLLENAYGELATNPKRRGQSVTAIRFRRMPIKDRRTGGVITNAAVMTMTSGPQRTQPITRGAWMAGVIFNNPPEPPPADVPALDEKPPEGEEHLTLRERLAMHRQRSDCKGCHEKIDPLGFALENYNPIGTWREQYENGREVDMAGTLFRKHSFADVVEFKDALLAEKDRFTEALAGHLLTFALARPLGPTDKIAVENIAAATIEDEYRMQTLLRQVVLSEPFCSSSQSQREEEIP from the coding sequence ATGCGGAATCTGCTGTCCATTCAGTTCAAACGCCGATACAGATGCGCTGGCATCCGCTGCGTTGCTGCCATGTGGATCGCGTTTCTATCGAACGCATGGACGGGCTCGCCTGTTCACGCGGAAGAAGTCGGCACCGACCCGAGCGTTGAGCCAAATCGTGAGTTGTCGATTGCCGCGGTCTTCGAAGAACACTGTGTGATGTGCCATGACCAAGACGATGATCCCGCCGCGGGAGTCAGCCTGAATGGTCTCCGTCACGAAAACATGGGGCAGGATTTAGATCGATTGCAGCGTTTGATCGAGGTCTTGGATCGCAATGAGATGCCGCCCGAAGATGAGCCGCCGTTGCCGCAGGCCACTCGCACCAAGTTGTTGGCGAAACTGACATCGGCGTTGCACGACAAGGTGGCTGAAACACATCCCGTGATTCAGACGCCGATTCGCCGCATGAACCGTTTTCAATACAACAACGCGGTGATGGATCTGTTTGAGTTGAAGTGCATCGTCTTCACTCTGCCCGAACGAATGCTTCGCGAGCATCGCGGTTACTTTCAGCCGCAGAATGGAAAGATGCCTGACGAAGTGTTCGTGGGCAGTCGGCCATTGGGTAAGTCTCAAATGATCGAACCTCGGCTGGCCGGCGTCGCGGCGTTTCCGCAAGACTTGCGTGCCGAACACGGATACGACAACCAGGCGGACCACCTTTCCTTGTCCCCGTTGTTGATGGAATCGTTCTTGAAGTTGGGAACGTCCATCACCGAAAGCCCCGACTTCCATTCCAAGAACGTCGGTGTCTGGAACTGGTTCTTTCGCGAACCGGAGCAGTGGGATCAGTCGACGGGATCAACCATCGAGGCCGAGTTGCGTCCGCGAATGGTGCGGTTTCTTCATCGAGCCTTTCGCGGTCAAGTTACCGACGTCCAGGTGGATCGTTACACGCAGTACGCTGTCAATCGTGTGCAAGCGGAGGATCCCTTTGTCGATATCATGAAGTCGGTCGCGGCCGCGGTGATCTCTTCGCCGCGTTTTCTGTATCTGTACGGTGAAGTCGCTGATGACAACGACAGCGAAGCAAGCGATTTTGAACTTGCTTCGCGGTTGTCGTTTTTTCTGTGGGGAAGTTTGCCGGACTCGGAGTTGCTGCAGCTTGCCGAGGCAGGAACCTTGCACGAACCTGACGTGCTGAATGAACAGTTCGACCGGATGATTCGCGATCGCCGGCTCAAGCGTTTTTGCGACTCGTTTCCAGCCCAGTGGTTACAACTCGATCGAATTGTCTCGTCCGTTCCCGACCGCGAACAATTTCCGCAGTTCTACTTTTTGAAGTATCGCGACAGCATGCACATGATGCTGGAACCGCTGTTGTTGTTTGAGACGGTGTTGATCGAGAACCAACCGATCACCCAGTTGCTCGATTCTGATTTCACGTACCGGTCCGATTTGCTGGAGAACGCCTACGGAGAGCTCGCAACAAACCCCAAACGTCGCGGCCAATCCGTGACGGCAATTCGATTCCGCAGGATGCCGATCAAAGATCGACGCACGGGCGGCGTGATCACGAATGCGGCGGTGATGACCATGACGTCGGGACCGCAGCGGACTCAACCGATCACGCGAGGGGCATGGATGGCCGGCGTGATCTTCAACAACCCGCCGGAACCACCGCCCGCTGACGTGCCTGCTTTGGATGAGAAACCGCCGGAGGGCGAGGAGCACCTAACGCTTCGCGAGCGTTTGGCGATGCACCGGCAGCGATCCGATTGCAAAGGGTGCCACGAAAAGATTGACCCGCTGGGGTTTGCTTTGGAGAACTACAACCCGATCGGCACGTGGCGAGAACAATACGAGAACGGTCGCGAAGTCGACATGGCCGGGACGTTGTTTCGAAAACACTCGTTCGCGGATGTTGTCGAGTTCAAGGATGCGTTGCTCGCCGAAAAGGATCGGTTCACGGAGGCGTTGGCTGGCCACTTGTTGACATTCGCGTTGGCTCGTCCCCTTGGACCCACCGACAAAATCGCGGTCGAGAATATCGCTGCCGCGACGATCGAAGATGAATACCGGATGCAGACGTTGCTGCGGCAGGTGGTGTTGAGCGAGCCCTTTTGTTCGTCATCGCAGTCCCAACGAGAAGAGGAAATTCCATGA
- a CDS encoding DUF1552 domain-containing protein gives MRRTTRRQFLRGMGGASLALPWMPSLATAGEASTPLMRMAHFYVPIGVVRRGFFPGEAEHIIPKGNLGNVMKSLGKQNPFASDQPLGELTPTMQPLEPIKHKLTLITGMDRTFQQGTDVHAQCASCYLSSAVPYTVQGTAWPLDRTLDHLVADHIGRQTPFSTLEFSCNSHRDNKESIYFDNISWYGTGHLAPSIRDPRKMYRRLFSTREIDRYRDVTDLVLADAHELQHELAYDDRHKFAEYFESIRAIELQMDRLEKMKGELARIQMDEPPEAHLPRGEYIRLMGDLMVVALQTGLTNVATFMVGPERWDTPFLFESLFDTPRSHHQMSHNQTKMIDDLLKVDLFHMQQFAYLVQKMDAIEQPDGATLLDHTLFTYGSGLGDGSTHQYNDLPIIVAGGGNRVKSGRHINMPEGTPLANLWLTQAQLMGVSMPRFADSTGVIQPFVAV, from the coding sequence ATGAGACGAACCACACGCCGTCAGTTTTTACGGGGCATGGGTGGTGCTTCCTTGGCATTGCCTTGGATGCCCAGTTTGGCCACCGCGGGGGAAGCCTCCACGCCGCTGATGCGGATGGCGCATTTCTATGTGCCCATCGGTGTCGTGAGACGCGGGTTTTTTCCGGGCGAAGCGGAGCACATCATTCCGAAGGGAAATCTCGGAAACGTGATGAAGTCCCTGGGAAAGCAAAACCCATTCGCCAGCGACCAACCGTTGGGCGAGTTGACTCCCACGATGCAGCCGCTTGAGCCGATCAAGCACAAGTTGACTTTGATCACCGGAATGGATCGCACGTTTCAACAGGGGACCGACGTGCACGCGCAGTGTGCATCTTGTTACCTGAGCAGTGCGGTGCCTTACACCGTCCAGGGAACGGCTTGGCCACTCGATCGAACGTTGGATCATTTGGTCGCCGATCACATTGGACGCCAAACACCGTTTTCAACGTTGGAGTTCAGTTGCAACAGCCATCGTGACAACAAGGAATCTATCTACTTCGACAACATCTCATGGTATGGAACGGGGCATCTGGCACCGTCCATTCGCGACCCGCGGAAAATGTACCGCCGATTGTTCAGCACGCGAGAGATTGATCGTTATCGGGACGTGACTGATTTGGTTCTCGCGGACGCTCATGAGCTGCAGCACGAACTGGCCTACGACGACCGACACAAATTCGCGGAGTACTTCGAGTCGATCCGAGCGATCGAGCTGCAGATGGATCGGCTCGAGAAAATGAAAGGCGAATTGGCTCGCATTCAAATGGACGAACCGCCGGAGGCCCACCTTCCGCGAGGCGAATACATTCGGTTGATGGGCGATTTGATGGTGGTGGCTTTGCAAACCGGGCTGACGAATGTGGCCACGTTCATGGTCGGGCCTGAACGTTGGGACACACCGTTTCTATTTGAGAGCCTGTTCGATACGCCTCGCAGCCATCACCAGATGTCACACAACCAAACCAAGATGATCGATGACTTGTTGAAAGTGGATTTGTTCCACATGCAGCAGTTTGCGTATTTGGTTCAAAAGATGGACGCCATTGAACAGCCCGATGGTGCGACGCTGCTGGATCACACGCTGTTCACCTACGGTTCCGGTTTGGGGGATGGATCGACGCACCAGTACAACGATTTGCCAATCATCGTTGCGGGTGGTGGGAACCGGGTGAAATCCGGGCGTCACATCAACATGCCCGAA